In Candidatus Thermoplasmatota archaeon, a single window of DNA contains:
- a CDS encoding CDP-alcohol phosphatidyltransferase family protein yields the protein MVLDAHRARVDFLLDPFVRAFAAAGLTPNALTLLSFAAAVGAGALFATATLATASLLLAAAALVFVNALLDACDGKLARRTGAANPRGDYLDHAIDRYADVALFFGLALGPWIEWWWGFAAMAGVLLTSYMGTQAQAVGVGRNYAGLLGRADRLFLLMALPVAQWALSGTAFATVADRSVLGWGIVAIAILSNATALQRFAQGWRELGRRR from the coding sequence GTGGTACTAGACGCGCACCGCGCCCGCGTCGACTTCCTGCTCGACCCGTTCGTTCGCGCGTTTGCGGCCGCCGGGCTCACCCCCAACGCGCTCACGCTCCTGTCCTTTGCGGCGGCCGTTGGCGCCGGCGCCCTCTTCGCCACGGCCACGCTTGCGACGGCAAGCCTGCTCTTGGCCGCCGCGGCGCTCGTGTTCGTGAACGCGCTTCTTGATGCCTGCGACGGGAAGCTTGCGCGCCGGACCGGAGCGGCCAACCCGCGTGGCGACTACCTCGACCACGCCATCGACCGCTACGCCGACGTCGCTCTCTTCTTCGGCCTTGCGCTTGGCCCCTGGATCGAGTGGTGGTGGGGCTTCGCGGCCATGGCAGGCGTCCTGCTCACGAGCTACATGGGCACGCAAGCCCAGGCCGTGGGCGTCGGCCGCAACTACGCCGGGCTTTTGGGCCGCGCGGACCGATTGTTCCTGTTGATGGCGCTGCCCGTCGCACAGTGGGCGCTTTCCGGAACCGCCTTTGCGACCGTCGCCGACCGCAGCGTCCTTGGCTGGGGCATCGTCGCCATCGCGATCCTGTC
- a CDS encoding AAA family ATPase: MILALTGVPGTGKSAVARALGAHGWQVLDLNAWIRGPGSREPGVVLGRDPQRDSLEVDERALARALERTLRSAHADLVVEGHLAHHLVPLDFVVVLRCAPSELRRRLAARGWPPEKAAENAEAEALDVITAEVAELRTRELLCAEFDTTGRDAASLAAEIDALARRPTAEALNAHPLGACDWSDEVMSWY, from the coding sequence ATGATCCTTGCCTTGACGGGCGTGCCGGGCACCGGAAAGAGCGCGGTGGCCCGCGCGCTGGGCGCGCATGGCTGGCAGGTCCTCGACCTCAACGCGTGGATCCGCGGGCCCGGCTCGCGCGAGCCCGGCGTCGTCTTGGGACGCGACCCGCAGCGCGACAGCCTCGAGGTCGACGAGAGGGCGCTCGCCCGGGCCCTCGAGCGCACGTTGCGAAGCGCGCACGCCGACCTCGTCGTGGAGGGCCACCTCGCCCACCACCTCGTTCCGCTCGACTTCGTCGTCGTCCTTCGCTGCGCGCCCTCCGAGCTTCGCCGCCGCCTGGCCGCGCGCGGCTGGCCGCCGGAAAAGGCCGCGGAGAACGCGGAAGCCGAGGCGCTCGACGTCATCACCGCGGAGGTCGCAGAGCTGCGGACGCGCGAGCTTCTCTGCGCGGAGTTCGACACGACCGGGCGCGACGCCGCCTCGCTTGCCGCCGAGATCGACGCGCTTGCGCGTCGGCCCACCGCGGAAGCCTTAAACGCGCACCCGCTTGGAGCCTGCGACTGGAGCGACGAGGTGATGTCGTGGTACTAG
- the pyrG gene encoding CTP synthase (glutamine hydrolyzing) translates to MKYIVVTGGVLSGLGKGITTSSIGRLLKARGLRVTAVKIDPYVNVDAGTMNPFEHGEVFVLEDGGEVDLDLGNYERFLFTNVGREHNVTTGIVYRSVIEKERRGDYLGKTVQIVPHVTNEIRDRVKSAARKSQADVALIEVGGTVGDIESAPFLEALRQLRLEAGTENVAFVHTTLVPVMGAVGEQKTKPTQHSVKELRAIGIDPDMIVCRASEPLDDKTKQKIALFCDVSPEAVISAPDARTIYEVPLLLAAQNVDEWLVKRLKLSAHPMDLTEWKRFVDRVVNPSHEVTIAVVGKYTHLEDSYLSIKEALLHAGAQLSTKVRIKWVESEALEGSAMPQDVIGPVDGVLVPGGFGSRGSEGKIRAVQYARERKTPYLGICFGFQLAVVEYARHVLGLEGANSTELSPKTPHPIIDILPEQKQVSNLGGTMRLGASPVRIDRGTLAARLYGVEEVQERHRHRYEVNPDYHARLAKGGLVFSGKDPAGRLMEIAEIPDHPYFIGSQFHPEFKSRPEKPAPLFLGLVEAALARARERHKLATAAAPPTAERKPMSPP, encoded by the coding sequence ATGAAGTACATCGTGGTCACGGGCGGCGTGCTGTCCGGCCTTGGCAAGGGAATCACCACGAGCTCGATCGGCCGGCTCCTCAAGGCCCGCGGCCTTCGCGTGACCGCCGTCAAGATCGACCCGTACGTGAACGTCGACGCGGGCACCATGAATCCCTTCGAGCACGGCGAGGTGTTCGTGCTCGAGGACGGGGGCGAGGTCGACCTCGACCTTGGCAACTACGAGCGCTTCCTCTTCACCAACGTCGGCCGCGAGCACAACGTGACCACGGGGATCGTCTACCGCAGCGTGATCGAGAAGGAGCGGCGCGGCGATTACCTTGGCAAGACCGTCCAGATCGTGCCCCACGTCACGAACGAGATCCGCGACCGCGTGAAGTCGGCGGCTCGCAAGTCGCAGGCGGACGTGGCGCTCATCGAGGTGGGCGGCACCGTGGGCGACATCGAGAGCGCGCCGTTCCTCGAAGCGCTCCGCCAGCTGCGCCTGGAAGCCGGAACCGAGAACGTCGCCTTCGTCCACACGACGCTTGTGCCCGTCATGGGGGCCGTGGGCGAGCAGAAGACGAAGCCAACGCAGCACAGCGTGAAGGAGCTTCGCGCCATCGGCATCGACCCGGACATGATCGTGTGCCGCGCAAGCGAGCCCCTCGACGACAAGACGAAGCAGAAGATCGCGCTCTTCTGCGACGTGAGCCCCGAGGCGGTCATCTCGGCGCCCGACGCACGGACCATCTACGAGGTGCCGCTCCTCCTGGCCGCCCAAAACGTGGACGAGTGGCTCGTGAAGCGCCTCAAGCTGTCCGCGCACCCGATGGATCTCACCGAGTGGAAGCGATTCGTCGACCGCGTCGTGAACCCAAGCCACGAGGTGACGATCGCCGTCGTGGGAAAGTACACGCACCTCGAGGACAGCTACCTCTCCATCAAGGAGGCGCTCCTGCACGCCGGCGCGCAGCTGTCGACGAAGGTGCGCATCAAGTGGGTCGAGAGCGAGGCGCTCGAAGGCTCCGCGATGCCGCAGGACGTGATCGGTCCCGTGGACGGCGTGCTCGTTCCCGGCGGGTTCGGTTCGCGCGGAAGCGAGGGGAAGATCCGCGCCGTCCAGTACGCGCGCGAGCGCAAGACCCCGTACCTTGGGATCTGTTTTGGCTTCCAGCTCGCCGTCGTGGAGTACGCGCGGCACGTGCTGGGCCTCGAGGGCGCCAATTCGACCGAGCTTTCGCCCAAGACGCCGCACCCGATCATCGACATCCTCCCCGAGCAGAAGCAGGTGAGCAACCTCGGCGGCACCATGCGCCTTGGCGCAAGCCCCGTCCGCATCGACCGCGGAACGCTTGCGGCCCGCCTGTACGGGGTCGAGGAGGTCCAGGAGCGCCACCGCCACCGCTACGAGGTGAACCCGGACTACCACGCGCGCCTTGCCAAGGGCGGGCTCGTGTTCTCCGGGAAGGACCCGGCCGGGCGCCTCATGGAGATCGCCGAGATCCCCGACCACCCGTACTTCATCGGCTCCCAGTTCCACCCCGAGTTCAAGAGCCGCCCCGAGAAGCCCGCCCCGCTGTTCCTCGGCCTTGTCGAAGCGGCCCTGGCTCGCGCCCGCGAACGCCACAAGCTTGCGACGGCCGCCGCACCGCCCACCGCCGAGCGCAAGCCCATGTCGCCTCCGTGA
- a CDS encoding glycerol-3-phosphate dehydrogenase/oxidase produces the protein MQRDLAAMAARRHDLLVIGGGILGTAIARDAALRGYSVALVEKEDWGYGTSSRSTRLAHGGLRYLEQWDFGLVREALVERERLVRNATHLVRPQRFLLPVYRGSRVPAWKLRLGLWLYDALGAGGLPRPGWLSREQALAAEPALRKDGLLAAGTYWDARIASVERLCLENALDAAVAGAAVANHAAVEGFLRQGERVVGAVVRDVLTGARHEIRARLVANAAGPWLPELAGVAGVRVPHRRSRGSHLVVPNFLREAVLLRAARDDRVFFAIPLDGSALIGTTDLRDDRSPDLVRCDEEEARYLREEAARYLGFSDEVWYATCGVRLLVDEPGKTEGQLSRRHEIRDHADDGAPGLWSVLGGKITTMRQVAEDAVDRASVRLGARGWCETRDRPLPGAASLVRRRLARQGQAAGLSPTTVEHLIGLYGSRSAQLFEACAREAALGAPVCPHAPDVLAQVDVAIREEGALTLQDILVRRLSNGSASCQGEDALARVLARAAALLGWDDKRVGSEEAAYRAFAARRRIPSPGAALPHPGEGPLVSKG, from the coding sequence GTGCAGCGCGACCTTGCCGCCATGGCCGCCCGCCGCCACGATCTCCTCGTGATCGGCGGCGGAATCCTTGGCACCGCCATCGCCCGAGACGCCGCGCTGCGGGGGTACTCCGTCGCCCTCGTCGAGAAGGAGGACTGGGGGTACGGCACGAGCTCCCGCAGCACGCGCCTGGCGCACGGGGGCCTGCGGTACCTCGAGCAGTGGGACTTTGGTCTCGTCCGGGAGGCGCTCGTCGAGCGGGAACGCCTCGTCCGCAACGCGACGCACCTCGTGCGCCCGCAACGGTTCCTGCTCCCGGTCTACCGCGGCTCCCGCGTTCCCGCCTGGAAGCTGCGGCTGGGCCTGTGGCTCTACGATGCGCTTGGCGCCGGCGGTCTTCCGCGGCCCGGTTGGCTCTCGCGCGAGCAGGCGCTTGCGGCCGAGCCGGCCCTGCGCAAGGACGGCCTCCTTGCGGCCGGAACGTACTGGGACGCGCGCATCGCAAGCGTCGAGCGGCTGTGCCTCGAGAACGCGCTCGACGCCGCCGTCGCCGGCGCCGCCGTGGCCAACCACGCGGCCGTCGAGGGGTTCCTGCGCCAGGGGGAACGCGTCGTCGGCGCGGTCGTGCGCGACGTGCTCACGGGGGCGCGCCACGAGATCCGCGCGCGTCTTGTCGCAAACGCCGCCGGGCCGTGGCTTCCCGAGCTGGCCGGCGTCGCGGGCGTGCGGGTGCCGCACCGCCGCTCGCGCGGATCCCATCTTGTCGTGCCCAACTTCCTCCGCGAGGCGGTTCTGCTGCGGGCCGCGCGCGACGACCGCGTGTTCTTCGCGATTCCGCTGGACGGAAGCGCCCTCATCGGAACGACCGACCTTCGGGACGACCGGTCCCCCGACCTCGTCCGCTGCGACGAGGAGGAAGCGCGGTACCTGCGGGAGGAGGCGGCGCGCTACCTCGGCTTCTCGGACGAGGTCTGGTACGCCACCTGTGGCGTGCGCCTGCTTGTCGATGAGCCTGGCAAGACCGAGGGGCAGCTGTCGCGGCGGCACGAAATCCGCGACCACGCCGACGACGGCGCCCCCGGCCTCTGGAGCGTGCTCGGCGGCAAGATCACGACCATGCGCCAGGTGGCCGAGGACGCCGTCGACAGGGCGAGCGTTCGGTTGGGTGCGCGGGGCTGGTGCGAGACGCGCGACCGCCCGCTCCCCGGGGCGGCCAGCCTCGTGCGGCGCCGGCTGGCCCGACAAGGGCAGGCGGCGGGGCTTTCGCCCACCACCGTCGAGCACCTGATCGGGCTTTACGGCTCGCGTTCCGCGCAGTTGTTTGAGGCGTGCGCGCGCGAGGCCGCGCTTGGTGCGCCCGTGTGCCCGCACGCGCCCGACGTGCTGGCGCAAGTCGACGTTGCCATCCGCGAGGAGGGCGCTCTCACCCTTCAGGACATTCTGGTGCGCCGCCTTTCGAACGGCTCGGCCTCCTGCCAGGGCGAGGACGCGCTTGCTCGCGTGCTGGCTCGCGCGGCGGCGCTCCTCGGGTGGGACGACAAGCGGGTCGGGTCGGAAGAGGCCGCGTACCGGGCGTTTGCGGCCCGACGGCGGATCCCCTCGCCCGGCGCGGCCTTGCCCCATCCCGGCGAAGGCCCGCTCGTCTCCAAAGGCTAA